In Phyllopteryx taeniolatus isolate TA_2022b chromosome 1, UOR_Ptae_1.2, whole genome shotgun sequence, the following proteins share a genomic window:
- the neurod4 gene encoding neurogenic differentiation factor 4, with product MMTKPLGKSGDMSELVGSLAWLDEDGSSQDGEESPVMMGHRGLIEGGRHSCSELGSEDMEEEEEEEEDEEVTGPNGEMAPKRRGPKKKKMTKARQERFRARRMKANARERSRMHGLNDALDNLRRVMPCYSKTQKLSKIETLRLARNYIWALSEVLENGQSPESHGFMEMLCKGLSQPTSNLVAGCLQLGPTPLLINKLEDKCGGPGLGSVGGQAGHPLSYPSPGLPSPPYGSLEASHLLHMKGFKGQAFDNPSPNACSSGTPPYDGPLTPPLSISGSFALKQERSPQESERTYTTQSAHHAHYLSSHHYPLSTTAGLPGGHQGHPVFQASRYELPLDVAFDSFTSSHLLASQMGTM from the coding sequence ATGATGACCAAGCCACTTGGAAAAAGCGGCGATATGAGTGAGCTGGTGGGTTCCCTCGCCTGGCTGGATGAAGACGGCAGCTCTCAGGATGGCGAGGAAAGCCCTGTGATGATGGGGCACCGTGGCCTGATTGAAGGAGGGAGACACTCCTGCTCAGAGCTGGGCAGTGAGGAcatggaagaggaagaggaggaggaggaggatgaggaggtgACTGGTCCAAATGGAGAAATGGCTCCCAAAAGAAGGGgccccaagaagaagaagatgaccaAAGCTCGCCAGGAGAGGTTCCGTGCCCGTCGCATGAAGGCCAACGCCAGGGAACGATCGCGCATGCACGGACTGAACGACGCGCTGGACAATTTGCGCAGAGTGATGCCCTGCTactccaaaacacagaagctcTCAAAAATTGAAACGTTACGGCTGGCCCGCAACTACATCTGGGCGCTCTCTGAGGTGCTGGAGAACGGTCAGTCTCCAGAGAGCCATGGCTTCATGGAGATGCTGTGTAAAGGTCTGTCCCAGCCCACCAGTAACCTCGTGGCCGGCTGCCTGCAGCTGGGACCCACGCCGTTGCTAATCAACAAGCTGGAGGACAAGTGTGGAGGCCCTGGATTGGGTAGTGTGGGGGGTCAGGCCGGCCATCCCCTAAGCTACCCATCCCCAGGGCTCCCCAGTCCCCCTTATGGCTCCCTGGAGGCATCCCACCTCCTCCACATGAAGGGATTCAAGGGGCAGGCGTTCGACAACCCCTCCCCTAACGCGTGCAGCAGCGGTACCCCGCCGTACGACGGGCCCCTCACACCCCCCCTCAGTATCAGCGGCAGCTTTGCCCTGAAGCAGGAGCGATCGCCCCAAGAATCCGAGAGGACCTACACGACCCAATCCGCCCATCATGCCCATTACCTCTCATCCCACCATTACCCCCTTTCCACAACTGCTGGCCTTCCTGGGGGGCACCAAGGCCACCCAGTCTTTCAGGCATCCCGTTATGAGTTGCCTCTGGATGTGGCCTTTGACTCCTTCACTTCCTCTCATCTGCTGGCCTCTCAGATGGGTACCATGTGA